A section of the Hydrogenobacter hydrogenophilus genome encodes:
- the minE gene encoding cell division topological specificity factor MinE, with product MFEFLFKRGKSKDDAVRRLTLVLAYERKGLPPNFVERLRDDLVLVFSKYPQFEVKGIEVDIRREKEGFDELWISIPFKT from the coding sequence TTGTTTGAGTTTTTATTTAAAAGAGGTAAAAGCAAAGACGATGCGGTAAGAAGACTCACATTGGTACTTGCTTACGAGAGGAAAGGGTTGCCACCGAACTTTGTAGAAAGACTCAGGGACGATCTTGTTCTGGTTTTTTCCAAGTATCCTCAGTTTGAAGTAAAGGGCATAGAAGTAGACATAAGGAGAGAAAAAGAAGGTTTTGACGAGCTTTGGATCAGCATACCCTTTAAGACATGA
- the hslV gene encoding ATP-dependent protease subunit HslV gives MTTILAVRRNGITAIGGDGQVTLGHSVIKHGAKKIRRLYNNRVIVGFAGSAADGLALMERLEAKLEEFRGNLLRASVELAKEWRMDKYLRRLEALLLVVDRENMLLLSGNGDVIEPDEPIVAIGSGGDYARSAAMALYRNTNMSAEDIVKEALKIASEICIYTNSNFVIEKLE, from the coding sequence ATGACTACCATACTTGCAGTTAGAAGAAACGGTATAACAGCTATTGGGGGCGATGGACAGGTAACACTGGGGCACTCGGTTATAAAGCATGGAGCTAAGAAGATAAGAAGGTTATATAACAATAGGGTTATAGTTGGGTTTGCCGGTTCCGCTGCAGATGGACTTGCACTTATGGAGAGGTTGGAGGCAAAACTTGAAGAGTTCAGAGGTAATCTGCTAAGAGCCAGCGTAGAACTCGCAAAAGAATGGAGGATGGACAAATACTTAAGAAGACTTGAAGCTTTGCTTTTAGTAGTAGACAGAGAAAACATGCTTTTGCTTTCTGGAAACGGCGATGTCATAGAACCAGATGAACCTATAGTTGCCATAGGCTCGGGTGGAGATTACGCAAGATCAGCAGCGATGGCCCTTTATAGAAATACAAACATGTCTGCAGAAGACATAGTAAAAGAGGCTCTCAAAATAGCAAGCGAGATATGTATATACACCAACTCAAACTTCGTCATAGAAAAATTAGAGTGA
- a CDS encoding zinc ribbon domain-containing protein produces MIKKEELRLLLDLQELEINIKKLEKLIQKLIQEEVELRKQLAHVEQEEATLLLELKKLDDEIRQTNQEISICMEGIKRAEERLSKVRKAQEYKALLREKARYEDCVIKLKDQLKLLQAERKQKEQTYKNQKKNLEVKHRELKEKLEEISLESELTKGKLEQLKQERNKLINHIPEHALREYENLKSSLELPVIVPVVSFGACGGCGMKLPSSLYSKVMLGEVVICPNCARLIYYEA; encoded by the coding sequence ATGATAAAGAAAGAGGAATTAAGGCTTTTACTTGACCTTCAGGAGCTTGAAATAAACATAAAAAAACTGGAGAAGCTTATCCAGAAGCTAATACAAGAAGAGGTAGAACTCAGAAAACAGTTAGCACATGTGGAGCAAGAAGAAGCCACGCTACTACTGGAGTTAAAAAAGTTAGATGATGAAATAAGACAGACAAACCAAGAGATATCCATCTGCATGGAAGGTATAAAAAGAGCTGAAGAGAGGCTAAGCAAAGTAAGAAAAGCCCAAGAGTATAAGGCACTTTTGAGAGAAAAGGCAAGATACGAAGACTGCGTCATAAAGCTCAAAGATCAGTTAAAACTTCTTCAGGCAGAAAGAAAACAGAAGGAACAAACTTATAAAAACCAGAAAAAAAACTTAGAGGTAAAGCACAGAGAACTAAAAGAAAAGCTTGAGGAAATTTCTTTGGAGTCAGAACTTACTAAGGGAAAACTGGAACAATTAAAGCAGGAAAGGAACAAACTCATTAATCACATACCTGAGCATGCACTAAGAGAGTATGAAAACTTAAAAAGTAGCCTGGAGCTTCCTGTAATAGTTCCTGTGGTGAGTTTTGGCGCATGTGGAGGATGTGGAATGAAGCTACCCTCAAGCCTATATTCAAAGGTGATGCTGGGAGAAGTAGTTATCTGCCCCAACTGCGCCAGATTGATATACTATGAGGCTTAA
- the rodA gene encoding rod shape-determining protein RodA, giving the protein MRLKGIDLTLLICLLMIQLIGLLGVFSATYKGSISPLFVKQVLYILFGWLIILALGRINFRILYDMATVIYMLNLFLLMLVPLFGKTVYGAKRWLDLGPLSIQPSEFMKFSLLLFSTYILGHMKKNLSKESVILLLAFIMPTLLTLKQPDLGTAVSYLVILLSLLFFKGVRIRFFIALGLSLLILSPILWHFLKDYQKERIIAVLDPYADYAGSGYQLIQSMIAIGSGSITGKGFLKGTQSHLLFLPEKHTDFIFSVIAEEWGFLLSFLLISLYFLFIYRLALYGMRLYDGTQRLFLGGAVSLILFQVFVNLMMTMGLAPVVGIPLPFVSFGGSSVLTFSLIIGVCFSILREYMQKDIRFEEQL; this is encoded by the coding sequence ATGAGGCTTAAAGGTATAGACCTTACTTTGCTCATCTGCCTATTAATGATACAGCTTATAGGCTTGCTGGGTGTTTTTAGTGCCACTTACAAAGGAAGCATATCCCCTCTCTTTGTCAAACAGGTACTTTACATACTTTTTGGCTGGCTTATCATATTAGCGCTGGGAAGGATAAACTTCCGAATACTTTATGACATGGCAACAGTCATATACATGCTAAACCTCTTCCTCCTTATGCTTGTGCCACTATTTGGAAAAACCGTCTACGGTGCAAAAAGGTGGTTAGATTTGGGTCCTTTGAGCATACAGCCTTCTGAGTTTATGAAGTTCTCCCTTCTTCTCTTTTCCACTTACATACTGGGACACATGAAAAAAAACCTTAGTAAAGAGTCCGTCATATTACTACTTGCATTTATTATGCCTACCCTTTTGACCCTAAAACAACCGGATCTTGGTACAGCGGTGTCCTACCTTGTGATCCTTTTATCCCTACTTTTTTTCAAAGGCGTCCGTATTAGGTTCTTTATAGCATTAGGTCTGTCCCTTTTAATACTCTCTCCAATTCTTTGGCACTTTCTCAAAGACTACCAAAAGGAGAGAATAATAGCGGTTCTTGACCCATACGCAGACTACGCGGGTAGCGGATACCAGCTCATACAGTCCATGATAGCCATAGGCTCAGGTTCAATAACAGGTAAAGGCTTTCTAAAAGGTACACAGTCCCATCTTTTGTTCCTTCCTGAAAAACACACAGACTTTATATTTTCCGTGATAGCAGAAGAGTGGGGTTTTTTGCTTAGTTTTTTGCTCATCTCTTTATACTTTCTTTTTATATACAGACTTGCTCTTTACGGTATGCGTCTGTACGATGGTACCCAACGGCTCTTTTTGGGAGGAGCAGTTTCTCTTATACTCTTTCAAGTCTTTGTGAATTTGATGATGACCATGGGATTGGCACCAGTTGTGGGAATACCCTTACCCTTTGTGAGTTTCGGAGGAAGTAGCGTACTAACTTTTAGCTTGATCATAGGTGTGTGCTTTTCCATATTAAGAGAGTATATGCAAAAAGATATTCGTTTTGAGGAGCAACTATGA
- the hemW gene encoding radical SAM family heme chaperone HemW, with protein sequence MIESLYIHIPFCSYKCPYCDFVSFTSSLISHQEYLQLLIKELGLYKEESFCLKTLYLGGGTPSLIDPSLYETFLKDLSLLVDTARLEEFTIECNPETYREEEFKQIADLGINRVSVGVQSFTERGLKVLGRKHTVKDSIDCIRSAFKAGIENISVDIIYAYPNQTLKDLKEELKVLMDLPIKHLSCYLLTPYEDTLFGRLFSEEKLKLPDSDQVADMYLFWVNELQSLGFEHYEISNFALPGYECKHNLSYWLGREFLGLGVSAWSYVKNVRFGNTKNMREYAQSIKEGRKPVEYKEVLEGKSLLKDILFIRLRTKWGIPKEYAHLIPEELLEFFKSVEDGIRLKEEGMLLINEILLRIKYHALPY encoded by the coding sequence ATGATAGAGAGTCTTTACATACACATACCTTTCTGCTCTTACAAATGTCCTTACTGTGATTTTGTGTCCTTCACAAGCTCTCTTATATCCCATCAGGAATATCTACAGCTTCTTATTAAGGAACTCGGGCTTTACAAAGAAGAAAGTTTTTGTCTGAAAACCCTTTACTTGGGTGGCGGAACACCTTCGCTCATAGACCCATCCTTATACGAAACCTTTCTAAAAGACCTTTCGCTTTTAGTGGATACTGCCAGACTTGAAGAGTTTACTATAGAGTGTAATCCAGAAACATACAGAGAAGAAGAGTTTAAACAGATTGCTGATTTGGGAATAAATCGCGTCAGTGTAGGCGTCCAAAGCTTTACAGAAAGGGGACTAAAAGTGCTTGGTAGAAAACATACAGTTAAGGACTCCATAGATTGCATTAGATCCGCTTTCAAAGCAGGTATAGAAAACATAAGCGTGGATATTATATACGCATATCCAAACCAAACTTTAAAGGATCTAAAGGAAGAGCTTAAGGTTTTGATGGACCTTCCCATCAAGCACTTATCTTGCTATCTGCTTACACCTTACGAAGATACACTTTTTGGCAGACTTTTTAGCGAAGAAAAGCTCAAACTTCCAGACAGCGACCAAGTAGCAGATATGTATCTCTTTTGGGTAAATGAATTACAAAGTCTGGGTTTTGAGCACTACGAGATATCCAACTTTGCACTGCCAGGATACGAGTGCAAGCACAACCTTTCTTACTGGCTTGGAAGAGAGTTTCTGGGCTTGGGGGTATCCGCTTGGAGTTATGTAAAAAATGTGAGGTTTGGAAACACAAAAAACATGAGAGAATACGCTCAATCCATCAAAGAAGGCAGAAAACCCGTTGAGTACAAGGAGGTCTTAGAAGGTAAAAGCTTGCTCAAAGACATACTCTTTATAAGGCTCAGAACCAAGTGGGGTATACCAAAGGAGTATGCACATCTTATACCGGAAGAGCTTCTTGAGTTTTTTAAAAGTGTTGAAGACGGGATACGATTAAAAGAAGAGGGAATGCTGTTGATAAACGAGATCCTACTAAGGATAAAATACCATGCACTACCATATTAG
- a CDS encoding class II aldolase/adducin family protein — protein MHYHIRKLIQVGKLLFEEGLVDARAGNLSVRIGQKILITRRGSHLGTLKEHDFVLLDINKTSILDDRASSELLVHREVYIKTQNLALVHAHPTAVVKLSFKTKNNIVPKDSEGKTLLKSVKVIPNLPSGSQKLAEVISDILSQDKLVVVRSHGVFSADIDPFYAYSHISVLEHSCKILLDE, from the coding sequence ATGCACTACCATATTAGAAAACTCATACAGGTGGGGAAACTCCTTTTTGAAGAAGGTCTTGTGGATGCAAGGGCGGGTAATCTTTCTGTAAGGATAGGTCAGAAAATACTCATAACCAGAAGGGGATCTCACCTGGGAACTCTAAAAGAGCATGACTTTGTGCTTTTGGATATTAACAAAACCAGCATTCTTGATGATAGGGCATCTTCTGAACTTTTGGTGCATAGAGAGGTATACATAAAAACCCAAAACCTTGCGCTTGTACACGCTCACCCTACTGCGGTAGTTAAACTGTCCTTTAAAACAAAAAATAATATAGTACCAAAAGATAGTGAAGGAAAAACCTTACTGAAAAGCGTAAAGGTGATCCCCAATTTGCCCTCTGGAAGCCAGAAGTTAGCTGAGGTAATTTCTGACATTTTATCCCAAGACAAATTAGTAGTTGTGCGTTCTCACGGTGTTTTTTCTGCGGACATAGACCCCTTTTATGCTTACAGTCATATATCCGTACTTGAACATTCGTGTAAAATACTCCTTGATGAGTGA
- a CDS encoding glycine cleavage system protein H → MSERVYKGCKIPLELYYDIENQVWYRLEPDGTVRVGATDIGQTRAGKMVNVRIKAVGKYVQKGKPIASLESGKWTGPVPAIIEGEIVERNEALFDTPELINEDPYGRGWIARLKPANLEKDLRDLLTGEEAFNKLKEYMDREGVECKGS, encoded by the coding sequence ATGAGTGAGAGGGTTTACAAGGGTTGCAAGATACCCCTTGAGCTTTACTACGATATAGAAAATCAGGTTTGGTATAGGTTGGAACCAGACGGTACAGTTAGGGTAGGTGCAACAGACATAGGTCAGACCAGAGCAGGCAAGATGGTAAATGTAAGGATAAAAGCGGTAGGAAAGTATGTTCAGAAAGGTAAACCCATTGCCAGTCTTGAAAGTGGTAAATGGACGGGACCCGTTCCTGCCATAATAGAAGGAGAGATAGTAGAAAGGAACGAAGCACTTTTTGATACGCCAGAGCTCATCAACGAAGACCCCTACGGTAGGGGGTGGATAGCTCGTCTAAAACCTGCAAACTTAGAAAAAGACCTTAGGGACCTTTTGACTGGTGAAGAAGCTTTTAACAAACTAAAGGAGTACATGGACAGAGAAGGTGTAGAGTGTAAAGGCTCATAG
- a CDS encoding epoxyqueuosine reductase QueH, which yields MKILVHICCAPDALYFLKRLREDYPNTTLVGFFYDPNIHPYEEYKLRLIETERMCKSLGIELYEGEYDVENWMLSVKGYEDEPERGKRCKVCFDYRLERSAKFAKDIKATHITTTLLMSPKKEFNMLKESGYRVASMYGLEFLCPDYRKGGGTQEMFRMSKQLEFYHQDYCGCIYGLFKQKKEDAVKDLVSLGGRRPGSKEETLFIKSVRLFAEQRNLPCKEWEFSFLNWRVLYGRLQIGEITLPSLVSAFSRSIRGILKADVEEIVGNTVYYNKGGLKVILVDDLKDEPMHQFYGLTDPTFRVPHEYKEMLLKERIKAELSTEFSSDVSRVLLVGSLEASTFISVPADTLQDSRGISLETLEKFITQNLSDITQGKLALVVCGAESLGKAGSNYFTQRTGKRVEQLSYDFSL from the coding sequence ATGAAGATACTGGTCCATATATGTTGTGCACCGGACGCTCTTTACTTTCTTAAAAGACTCAGAGAAGACTATCCTAATACCACCTTAGTAGGTTTTTTTTATGATCCTAACATACATCCTTATGAAGAGTACAAGCTACGCCTTATAGAAACAGAAAGAATGTGTAAATCTCTTGGGATAGAACTTTACGAAGGTGAGTACGATGTGGAAAACTGGATGCTTTCGGTGAAAGGTTATGAGGACGAACCTGAAAGAGGAAAAAGGTGTAAAGTGTGTTTTGACTATAGATTAGAAAGGTCTGCTAAGTTCGCCAAGGATATAAAAGCTACGCATATTACTACCACCTTGCTCATGAGTCCAAAGAAAGAGTTTAACATGCTCAAAGAAAGTGGCTACAGGGTTGCAAGTATGTATGGTTTAGAATTTCTATGTCCGGATTACAGAAAGGGTGGCGGGACGCAGGAGATGTTTAGAATGTCAAAGCAGTTGGAATTCTACCATCAGGATTACTGCGGATGTATCTACGGACTTTTCAAACAGAAAAAAGAGGATGCGGTAAAGGATCTTGTATCCTTAGGAGGCAGAAGACCAGGTAGTAAAGAGGAAACGCTTTTTATAAAGTCCGTTAGGCTGTTTGCAGAACAGAGAAACTTACCGTGTAAAGAATGGGAATTTAGCTTTTTAAACTGGAGAGTCCTTTACGGAAGGCTTCAGATAGGTGAAATAACGCTTCCTTCCTTAGTATCCGCCTTTTCTCGGTCCATAAGGGGCATCTTAAAGGCAGATGTGGAAGAGATAGTAGGCAATACTGTATATTACAACAAAGGCGGATTGAAAGTGATACTAGTAGATGATCTAAAAGATGAGCCTATGCATCAATTTTACGGATTGACAGACCCTACTTTTAGGGTTCCACATGAATACAAGGAAATGCTTCTGAAAGAACGCATAAAAGCTGAGCTCAGCACAGAATTTTCATCAGATGTATCAAGGGTTCTTCTTGTAGGAAGCTTAGAAGCATCAACTTTTATAAGCGTTCCTGCAGACACACTTCAAGACTCAAGAGGAATAAGTTTAGAAACTTTGGAAAAGTTTATAACTCAGAATCTTTCGGATATAACTCAGGGAAAGTTAGCGTTAGTAGTGTGTGGAGCAGAATCTTTGGGAAAAGCTGGTAGCAACTACTTTACTCAAAGAACAGGAAAGAGAGTAGAACAGCTTTCCTACGATTTTAGTCTGTAA
- a CDS encoding succinate dehydrogenase/fumarate reductase iron-sulfur subunit produces the protein MWVKVKIKLNRENFKDYASYSLELSRNSTLLDMLVKIKEELDQSLAFRSMCRAGICGTCAIKVNGRPVLACSTKVFVFGEEITVEPIDNVSVIKDLVVDHESLYNKLKLWKVWYNAGEKNTKVSASALKRIERSHECILCGICDSVCPVLTTSSHFGGPTLLTRYYKLLFDPRNTQDRAQSLKNLNPQLCTHCMNCSFACPKKLMPEALIKEEEKLLQEKGIIKKEEGNFGFLEF, from the coding sequence ATGTGGGTAAAAGTAAAAATTAAGCTAAACAGGGAGAACTTTAAAGATTACGCATCCTATTCTCTTGAGCTCAGTAGAAACTCAACACTCTTGGATATGCTTGTGAAAATAAAAGAAGAGCTAGATCAGAGCTTAGCTTTTAGAAGCATGTGCAGAGCGGGTATATGCGGAACATGTGCAATTAAGGTTAACGGAAGACCCGTGCTTGCATGTTCTACAAAGGTCTTCGTGTTTGGCGAGGAGATCACGGTAGAACCTATAGACAATGTCTCAGTAATAAAGGACCTTGTAGTTGACCATGAGTCTCTCTATAATAAGCTTAAACTGTGGAAGGTATGGTATAACGCTGGAGAAAAAAATACAAAAGTAAGTGCCAGCGCCTTAAAAAGGATAGAAAGAAGCCACGAGTGTATCTTATGTGGAATATGTGATAGTGTATGCCCTGTGCTTACTACAAGCTCTCATTTTGGGGGTCCTACTCTCTTAACGAGGTATTACAAGCTCCTTTTTGATCCAAGAAACACACAAGATAGAGCTCAAAGCCTAAAAAACCTAAACCCACAGCTTTGTACCCACTGCATGAACTGCTCTTTTGCGTGCCCAAAAAAGCTAATGCCCGAAGCTTTAATAAAGGAGGAGGAAAAGCTCCTCCAAGAAAAAGGGATTATAAAAAAAGAGGAGGGAAATTTTGGATTTTTAGAATTTTGA
- a CDS encoding Hsp20/alpha crystallin family protein, which yields MRRGLMLWSPFAELERIRREFDRLLEELFPGEDTERAFAPAVEMYETDKEIVVKAELPGVKKENIEVSIKDNMLHIRGEKKEEREEKTETVHRLERVYGKFERVLSLPAEVKTDEVKAEFKDGVLEIRLPKAEVSKEKKIEIK from the coding sequence ATGAGAAGGGGTCTTATGCTTTGGAGTCCTTTTGCAGAACTTGAAAGAATAAGAAGGGAGTTTGACAGACTTCTTGAGGAGCTCTTTCCCGGAGAAGATACAGAAAGAGCTTTTGCTCCTGCGGTTGAGATGTACGAAACGGACAAGGAGATAGTTGTTAAAGCTGAGCTTCCGGGTGTAAAGAAGGAAAACATTGAGGTAAGTATAAAGGATAACATGCTACACATAAGAGGTGAGAAAAAAGAGGAACGAGAAGAGAAAACAGAGACGGTTCACAGGTTAGAAAGAGTTTATGGAAAGTTTGAAAGGGTACTGAGCTTACCAGCGGAAGTAAAGACTGACGAAGTAAAGGCAGAATTCAAAGATGGTGTTTTAGAAATAAGGCTTCCCAAAGCTGAGGTTTCAAAGGAGAAAAAGATAGAGATCAAGTAA
- a CDS encoding nicotinamidase: MRLNLTNKDALIVVDMQNDFMPWGALPVPDADKIVPQLNAYIEAFSSRSLPVYFTRDWHPPDHISFKGHGGIWPPHCVQGTEGAQFHKDLIIPKDNKFIISKGTSRDFDAYSGFQGTLLDSLLKERGIRRLFVGGVATDYCVKNTVIGGLNLGYEVFLLIDATKGVDVNAGDTDRAIEEMMNSGAVVVAFGDLTL, encoded by the coding sequence ATGAGGCTAAATCTAACAAACAAGGATGCGCTGATAGTGGTAGATATGCAAAATGACTTTATGCCTTGGGGAGCTCTGCCTGTGCCGGATGCAGATAAGATAGTACCACAGCTAAATGCATACATAGAAGCCTTTTCATCAAGATCCCTTCCCGTTTACTTTACCAGAGATTGGCATCCTCCGGATCACATATCCTTTAAAGGACATGGTGGGATATGGCCACCTCACTGCGTTCAGGGAACAGAAGGTGCTCAGTTCCATAAGGATCTGATAATACCAAAGGACAATAAATTCATCATATCTAAAGGCACAAGTAGGGATTTTGACGCTTATTCTGGGTTTCAGGGAACTCTGTTGGACAGTTTGTTAAAAGAGAGAGGTATAAGAAGGCTTTTTGTAGGAGGGGTTGCCACCGATTACTGCGTAAAGAATACGGTAATAGGTGGTCTTAACTTAGGTTATGAAGTTTTTCTACTTATTGATGCTACAAAAGGTGTAGATGTAAATGCAGGAGATACAGACAGAGCCATAGAGGAAATGATGAACTCAGGTGCGGTGGTGGTAGCCTTTGGGGACTTGACACTTTAA
- the sfsA gene encoding DNA/RNA nuclease SfsA → MRFASLVPAKFVRRVNRFLCMVQLGNKETLAYIRNTGRLKELLIEGSPVYLKEKDTGKYKYEVLLTETNRGFLVCLDSQIAPRLYAETLTQQHVIYEPRINGSRLDLLVGRYIIEVKSVNLVKDHTALFPDAPTKRGTKHIHILINAYPKFVPKMVFVVQREDAKVFSPNAETDPVFAQMLKRFAHLGYEVKAYNCFVSLEEIKLKEEIEVIL, encoded by the coding sequence ATGCGATTTGCCTCTTTAGTTCCTGCTAAGTTTGTAAGAAGAGTCAACCGTTTTTTGTGCATGGTTCAGTTAGGGAATAAGGAAACCTTAGCGTACATTAGAAATACAGGCAGATTAAAAGAGCTACTAATAGAAGGCTCACCCGTATACTTAAAGGAAAAGGACACAGGAAAGTATAAGTATGAAGTTCTTTTAACAGAAACAAACAGAGGCTTCTTAGTGTGTCTTGACTCGCAAATAGCCCCAAGACTTTACGCAGAAACCTTGACTCAACAGCATGTGATTTACGAGCCAAGAATAAACGGAAGCAGATTAGACCTGCTTGTGGGTAGATATATCATAGAAGTTAAGTCCGTAAACTTAGTAAAGGACCATACCGCTCTATTTCCAGATGCTCCCACAAAAAGAGGGACAAAGCACATTCATATTTTGATAAATGCCTACCCAAAGTTTGTTCCTAAGATGGTCTTTGTAGTTCAAAGAGAAGATGCCAAAGTCTTTTCTCCCAATGCGGAAACAGACCCAGTGTTTGCCCAGATGCTAAAGCGTTTTGCTCACTTGGGATATGAAGTAAAAGCCTATAACTGCTTTGTGAGCTTAGAAGAAATTAAATTAAAAGAAGAGATAGAAGTGATCCTTTGA
- a CDS encoding RelA/SpoT family protein, whose product MHSTTVKSKAEKLLGLFEGDKRERVAKAIHFIEEKHSSQIRASGEPYITHPIEVALTLAQMGLDINTVVAGLLHDVLEDTQTTYQELEEKFGKQVASIVQGVTKLGRLEFRNIQEQKAENYRKLILATAKDLRVILVKLADRLHNMKTLGFLRKDKQLRIAKETIDIYVPIANRLGVWNIKTELEDLCFMYLYPSEYEKVKNFVGKSRKELEEYLKRSFIPKLKEALKLSGIDAHITYRPKHLYGIWQKTVRKGIKLEDVHDILGVRVILNTPQECYTVLGIIHSTFKPVPGKFDDYISLPKPNLYQSLHTTVIGPKGRMVEVQIRTWEMHERAEKGIAAHWAYKEGKSVKDNSVYSWLKSLVESIQGSKNPHELIENMKLELFSEEVFVFTPKGDLLVLPKGATPVDFAYYIHTDIGNHCAGAKVNGRIVSLNYKLQNGDMVEIITHPNKKPNPEWLKFVVTSKAKNKIKAYLKELEKDRHLQEGRQILEKLASRWELTKEALLEKLLQETHLKNEEEVLIAIGSGKISREKIYSLFEQKEREKHKEEKGEDLLLINGLGSVLHSVGTCCLPIPGEEVYGVITRGKGVVVHSKLCPNLRYMQRNLPDKVIPVIWNASTGKHPARLRVVVKDRLGVLADITSSISKTGANILEARTKSTSIGKAFMEFLIEVGNYSDFLRVIDAIRSVEGVELCERVFT is encoded by the coding sequence ATGCACAGCACAACAGTAAAGTCAAAGGCGGAAAAGCTATTGGGGCTATTTGAAGGAGACAAAAGGGAAAGGGTTGCAAAAGCTATACATTTTATAGAAGAAAAACACAGCAGTCAGATAAGAGCGTCAGGAGAACCCTACATTACCCATCCCATAGAAGTGGCTCTCACACTTGCTCAGATGGGGCTTGATATAAACACAGTTGTAGCTGGGCTTCTTCACGATGTTTTAGAAGATACGCAAACTACTTATCAGGAACTTGAAGAGAAATTTGGCAAGCAGGTGGCGAGTATAGTTCAGGGCGTAACTAAGTTGGGAAGGCTTGAGTTCAGGAACATACAAGAGCAAAAGGCGGAAAACTATAGAAAGCTCATTTTAGCCACCGCAAAGGACCTTAGAGTAATATTGGTAAAACTGGCAGACCGTCTTCACAATATGAAAACCTTAGGTTTCCTCAGAAAGGACAAGCAGTTAAGAATAGCAAAAGAAACCATTGATATTTATGTACCTATAGCTAACAGATTAGGTGTCTGGAATATAAAAACGGAGCTTGAAGACCTGTGCTTTATGTACCTTTATCCTTCTGAGTACGAAAAGGTTAAGAACTTTGTAGGAAAAAGTAGAAAGGAATTGGAGGAATATCTGAAGCGAAGCTTTATACCAAAACTCAAGGAAGCGCTTAAACTTTCTGGTATTGATGCGCACATCACATACAGACCTAAGCATCTTTACGGTATATGGCAGAAGACTGTCAGGAAGGGTATAAAGCTTGAGGATGTTCACGACATATTAGGTGTACGGGTTATACTCAACACGCCTCAGGAGTGTTATACAGTGCTTGGCATCATACACAGCACTTTTAAACCAGTACCGGGCAAGTTTGACGACTACATATCCCTACCAAAACCTAACCTCTACCAGTCCTTGCACACCACAGTAATAGGTCCAAAAGGCAGGATGGTGGAAGTGCAGATAAGAACTTGGGAAATGCACGAAAGGGCAGAAAAAGGTATAGCTGCACACTGGGCTTATAAAGAAGGTAAAAGTGTCAAGGATAATAGTGTTTATTCGTGGCTCAAGAGTTTAGTTGAAAGTATTCAAGGTAGCAAGAATCCCCATGAGCTTATAGAGAACATGAAATTAGAACTATTCTCTGAAGAGGTTTTTGTTTTCACACCAAAGGGAGACCTTTTGGTACTGCCAAAGGGAGCGACTCCTGTAGATTTTGCGTATTACATACACACGGACATAGGAAACCACTGTGCGGGCGCAAAGGTAAACGGTAGGATAGTCTCTTTAAATTACAAACTACAGAATGGTGATATGGTGGAAATAATCACTCACCCCAATAAGAAGCCAAACCCTGAGTGGCTGAAGTTTGTAGTAACATCAAAGGCAAAAAACAAGATAAAGGCTTATCTCAAAGAGCTTGAAAAAGACAGACACCTGCAAGAAGGAAGGCAGATACTTGAAAAGCTTGCATCCAGATGGGAACTTACTAAGGAGGCTCTACTTGAAAAGCTCTTACAAGAAACCCACCTTAAAAACGAAGAAGAAGTCCTCATAGCAATAGGTAGTGGCAAGATAAGTAGAGAGAAGATATATTCGTTGTTTGAACAAAAGGAAAGAGAAAAGCACAAGGAGGAAAAGGGGGAAGATCTGCTTTTGATAAACGGTTTGGGTAGTGTGCTTCATTCAGTAGGAACATGTTGTCTTCCCATACCCGGGGAGGAAGTTTACGGTGTGATAACAAGGGGTAAGGGCGTGGTAGTACATTCTAAGCTATGTCCCAACCTTCGCTACATGCAAAGAAACCTGCCGGATAAGGTGATCCCTGTAATTTGGAACGCATCAACTGGGAAACATCCGGCAAGACTTAGGGTAGTTGTCAAAGACAGATTAGGAGTACTGGCAGACATAACCTCAAGTATCTCAAAAACAGGAGCAAACATACTTGAGGCAAGAACTAAAAGCACATCTATAGGTAAAGCCTTTATGGAATTTCTTATAGAGGTAGGTAATTACTCAGACTTTTTGAGGGTTATAGATGCAATAAGGTCGGTTGAAGGTGTAGAACTGTGTGAACGCGTTTTCACTTGA